Proteins encoded within one genomic window of Nomia melanderi isolate GNS246 chromosome 8, iyNomMela1, whole genome shotgun sequence:
- the LOC116427572 gene encoding arylsulfatase B isoform X2: protein MQGTGIQGGEPRGLPLNIKILPEYLRGLGYTTKLIGKWHLGFHTPQYTPPHRGFDSFLGFYNSYITYYNYSYSNQNMAGFDMHRGDDPAHGIDREYATDFFTEEAIRIIEKHENPRPLYLHISHLAVHAPLEEPVDLYNDKQFTHIREPNRRTYAKMVSQLDDSVGRIFHALGEKGMLRDSLILFLTDNGAASIGHDRNWGSNYPLRGTKYTLYEGGVRGVAALWSPRLRKSARVVHNLIHITDWLPTLYAAAGGDLKDLGVIDGVNQWQVLSEGRGTGREILLLNIDEVFKTEGAIYSRFKLLRGSIQNGNYDGYYGDSGRMRDVVPYSEQVMNSAVSQGITYHLGGPVTQPSTLLQLREDAATLYCRPNMTYIRRHGFTTCNVTECLFDIINDPCETRNIAAGYPRIARDLDLYLERYGRILVRQTKLPVDTLADPRRRNNTWEPWMMSGVNVYVPSAAAMLGNLVCCVHLFFIFISILLNNFV, encoded by the exons ATGCAGGGAACTGGAATTCAAGGCGGTGAACCACGTGGTCTGCCACTGAACATAAAAATTTTACCAGAATATTTACGAGGATTAGGGTACACTACAAAGTTAATTGGAAAATGGCACTTGGGGTTTCATACACCCCAGTACACACCACCACACAGGGGCTTCGATTCTTTTCTTGGTTTTTACAATAGCTACATTACTTATTACAATTACAGTTATTCTAATCAG AACATGGCTGGCTTCGATATGCATCGTGGAGACGATCCTGCTCACGGAATTGACCGCGAATATGCTACAGACTTCTTCACCGAAGAAGCGATTAGGATTATCGAGAAACACGAGAATCCCAGACCACTTTATCTTCATATATCGCATCTCGCAGTTCACGCCCCGCTAGAAGAACCCGTGGATCTGTACAACGACAAGCAATTCACTCATATTCGTGAACCAAACCGACGGACATATGCCA aaATGGTGTCGCAGTTGGACGATTCGGTTGGAAGGATTTTTCACGCATTAGGAGAGAAAGGAATGCTCAGGGACTCTTTGATCCTGTTTCTCACTGACAATGGGGCTGCGTCCATTGGCCACGATAGAAACTGGGGTTCAAACTATCCTTTGAGAGGA ACAAAATATACTTTGTACGAAGGAGGCGTGAGAGGTGTCGCAGCATTATGGTCACCGAGGCTACGGAAATCAGCACGGGTTGTGCATAATTTGATACACATAACAGATTGGCTGCCAACTCTTTATGCGGCAGCTGGTGGAGACTTGAAAGATCTAGGCGTGATCGATGGTGTCAATCAATGGCAAGTCCTTAGCGAAGGACGCGGGACTGGCAGGGAGATCCTGTTACTAAATATCGACGAAGTTTTCAAAACCGAGGGAGCAATATACAGTCGGTTCAAATTGCTGCgag GTTCTATCCAAAATGGCAATTACGATGGATATTATGGCGATTCCGGCAGAATGAGAGATGTTGTGCCGTATTCGGAGCAAGTAATGAACAGTGCAGTATCTCAGGGTATCACCTATCATTTAGGAGGTCCAGTGACACAACCAAGTACTTTGCTGCAGTTACGAGAAGACGCGGCAACGCTCTATTGTCGTCCAAATATGACGTATATTCGTAGGCACGGGTTTACCACTTGTAATGTTACAGAATGTTTATTCGATATAATAAATGATCCATGCGAAACAAGAAACATTGCCGCGGGTTACCCCAGA ATTGCGCGAGACTTGGACCTTTACCTAGAAAGATACGGCCGCATTTTAGTAAGGCAAACCAAATTACCTGTCGACACATTGGCCGATCCTAGAAGAAGGAACAACACGTGGGAACCATGGATGATGTCTGGAGTTAACGTATACGTACCAAGCGCCGCAGCGATGCTTGGAAATTTAGTCTGTTGTGTCCATctgttcttcatttttatttcgatattgttGAATAATTTCGTTTGA
- the LOC116427572 gene encoding arylsulfatase B isoform X1 codes for MHRFSLVWISTFSLLLTRIDSGVGLYEKAPHIIVFMADDLGWNDVGFHGSNQIPTPNIDALGYNGVILNRHYVLPSSTPSRAAYFTGQYPIRIGMQGTGIQGGEPRGLPLNIKILPEYLRGLGYTTKLIGKWHLGFHTPQYTPPHRGFDSFLGFYNSYITYYNYSYSNQNMAGFDMHRGDDPAHGIDREYATDFFTEEAIRIIEKHENPRPLYLHISHLAVHAPLEEPVDLYNDKQFTHIREPNRRTYAKMVSQLDDSVGRIFHALGEKGMLRDSLILFLTDNGAASIGHDRNWGSNYPLRGTKYTLYEGGVRGVAALWSPRLRKSARVVHNLIHITDWLPTLYAAAGGDLKDLGVIDGVNQWQVLSEGRGTGREILLLNIDEVFKTEGAIYSRFKLLRGSIQNGNYDGYYGDSGRMRDVVPYSEQVMNSAVSQGITYHLGGPVTQPSTLLQLREDAATLYCRPNMTYIRRHGFTTCNVTECLFDIINDPCETRNIAAGYPRIARDLDLYLERYGRILVRQTKLPVDTLADPRRRNNTWEPWMMSGVNVYVPSAAAMLGNLVCCVHLFFIFISILLNNFV; via the exons ATGCACAGGTTTTCCTTGGTTTGGATCAGTACATTTTCATTGCTCCTAACGCGTATCGACAGCGGCGTTGGCCTCTACGAAAAAGCGCCGCACATTATTGTGTTTATGGCTGACGATTTG GGTTGGAATGATGTTGGTTTTCATGGCTCGAATCAGATACCAACCCCCAATATTGATGCTCTCGGATATAATGGAGTTATACTGAATCGACATTACGTATTACCATCCAGTACACCTTCTAGGGCTGCGTATTTTACTGGACAATACCCAATACGCATTG GCATGCAGGGAACTGGAATTCAAGGCGGTGAACCACGTGGTCTGCCACTGAACATAAAAATTTTACCAGAATATTTACGAGGATTAGGGTACACTACAAAGTTAATTGGAAAATGGCACTTGGGGTTTCATACACCCCAGTACACACCACCACACAGGGGCTTCGATTCTTTTCTTGGTTTTTACAATAGCTACATTACTTATTACAATTACAGTTATTCTAATCAG AACATGGCTGGCTTCGATATGCATCGTGGAGACGATCCTGCTCACGGAATTGACCGCGAATATGCTACAGACTTCTTCACCGAAGAAGCGATTAGGATTATCGAGAAACACGAGAATCCCAGACCACTTTATCTTCATATATCGCATCTCGCAGTTCACGCCCCGCTAGAAGAACCCGTGGATCTGTACAACGACAAGCAATTCACTCATATTCGTGAACCAAACCGACGGACATATGCCA aaATGGTGTCGCAGTTGGACGATTCGGTTGGAAGGATTTTTCACGCATTAGGAGAGAAAGGAATGCTCAGGGACTCTTTGATCCTGTTTCTCACTGACAATGGGGCTGCGTCCATTGGCCACGATAGAAACTGGGGTTCAAACTATCCTTTGAGAGGA ACAAAATATACTTTGTACGAAGGAGGCGTGAGAGGTGTCGCAGCATTATGGTCACCGAGGCTACGGAAATCAGCACGGGTTGTGCATAATTTGATACACATAACAGATTGGCTGCCAACTCTTTATGCGGCAGCTGGTGGAGACTTGAAAGATCTAGGCGTGATCGATGGTGTCAATCAATGGCAAGTCCTTAGCGAAGGACGCGGGACTGGCAGGGAGATCCTGTTACTAAATATCGACGAAGTTTTCAAAACCGAGGGAGCAATATACAGTCGGTTCAAATTGCTGCgag GTTCTATCCAAAATGGCAATTACGATGGATATTATGGCGATTCCGGCAGAATGAGAGATGTTGTGCCGTATTCGGAGCAAGTAATGAACAGTGCAGTATCTCAGGGTATCACCTATCATTTAGGAGGTCCAGTGACACAACCAAGTACTTTGCTGCAGTTACGAGAAGACGCGGCAACGCTCTATTGTCGTCCAAATATGACGTATATTCGTAGGCACGGGTTTACCACTTGTAATGTTACAGAATGTTTATTCGATATAATAAATGATCCATGCGAAACAAGAAACATTGCCGCGGGTTACCCCAGA ATTGCGCGAGACTTGGACCTTTACCTAGAAAGATACGGCCGCATTTTAGTAAGGCAAACCAAATTACCTGTCGACACATTGGCCGATCCTAGAAGAAGGAACAACACGTGGGAACCATGGATGATGTCTGGAGTTAACGTATACGTACCAAGCGCCGCAGCGATGCTTGGAAATTTAGTCTGTTGTGTCCATctgttcttcatttttatttcgatattgttGAATAATTTCGTTTGA
- the Idi gene encoding isopentenyl-diphosphate delta isomerase: protein MINKIFKELCLVAQKLMSTSRKLATAQVAPLQEAALNERCILVDEWDKVIGESSKRDCHTVDSKGQIPLHRAFSVFLFNDKEELLLQKRSATKITFPNYYTNTCCSHPLAEIPNETEERDALGIRRAAIRRLGYELGIPASEIAPSDFLYLTRIHYFAPSGEWGEHEIDYILFLQKSNITLNPNLDEVSELHWVSKSKMKEFLNNADSPLTPWFELVLKNKLFFWWDNLRGLDKLKENDTILRFT, encoded by the exons ATGATAAACAAAATCTTCAAAGAACTGTGTTTAGTTGCACAAAAGCTAATGTCTACATCAAGGAAACTTGCTACTGCTCAAGTAGCACCTTTGCAAGAAGCAGCTTTAAATGAACGTTGCATTCTTGTTGATGAGTGGGATAAAGTAATTGGTGAATCTTCAAAGAGGGACTGTCATACTGTTGACTCTAAAGGACAAATTCCGCTTCATAGGGCATttagtgtttttctttttaatgacaAAGAGGAACTGTTACTTCAGAAACGATCCGCAACTAAG ATTACGTTTCCAAACTATTACACGAATACATGCTGTAGTCATCCGCTGGCAGAAATTCCAAATGAAACTGAAGAACGTGATGCATTAGGAATTCGTAGAGCTGCTATACGAAGACTTGGTTATGAATTAGGAATTCCTGCATCGGAAATTGCACCATCGGATTTCTTATATTTAACAAGGATTCATTATTTTGCACCAAGTGGGGAATGGGGAGAACATGAaatagattatatattatttctccaaaaaagtaatataacattaaatccaAATCTTGATGAAGTTTCTGAACTTCATTGGGTATCAAAATCCAAAATGAAAGAGTTTTTAAACAATGCAGATTCACCACTGACACCTTGGTTCGAATtagttcttaaaaataaattattcttttggtGGGATAATTTACGTGGATTAGACAAACTGAAAGAGAATGATACTATTTTAAGATTTACATAA
- the PpD3 gene encoding protein phosphatase D3 isoform X1 — MSENTEITGVTSPEDAAKAEKVKEEANEYFKNQDYNKAIELYSKAIELNPSVAVYYGNRSFAYLRTECFGYALTDASKAIDLDQNYVKGYYRRAAAHMSLGKFKLALKDYNTVTKARPNDKDAMLKYTECCKILKKLAFEKAISVEENKKNIADTINLKAMAIEDEYTGPKLEDGKVTLQFMQDLLEWYKKQNKLHRKYAYKILLDVKAWFMAQPTLVDITIPDDCKFTICGDIHGQYYDLLNIFQLNGLPSETNPYLFNGDFVDRGSFSVECIFTLFGFKLLYPNHFFMSRGNHESATMNQMYGFDGEVKTKYSAQMAELFTEVYNWLPLAHCLNNRVLVMHGGLFSRDDVKLEEIRQINRNRQPPDEGLMCELLWSDPQPQPGRAPSKRGVGVQFGPDVTQNFLALNNLDYIVRSHEVKNDGYEVDHDGKCITVFSAPNYCDTMGNQGAFITLNGKDMKPHFTSYEAVPHPNVRPMVYANSLLKFML, encoded by the exons ATGAGTGAAAACACAGAAATTACTGGAGTAACATCACCTGAAGATGCAGCCAAAGCGGAAAAAGTTAAAGAAGAAGCGAATGAATACTTTAAAA atcAAGATTATAACAAAgccatagaattatatagtaaaGCGATAGAATTAAATCCTTCAGTGGCAGTATATTATGGAAATAGAAGTTTTGCATATTTAAGGACAGAATGTTTTGGATATGCGCTCACAGATGCATCGAAAGCTATTGATTTAgatcaaaattatgtaaaaggaTATTATCGTAGAGCTGCAGCTCATATGTCACTTGGCAAGTTCAAACTAGCTCTTAAGGACTATAACACTGTTACGAAAGCTAGACCAAATGATAAAGATGCAATGCTTAAATATACAGAatgttgtaaaatattgaaaaaattagcCTTCGAAAAAGCAATTTCTGTGGAAGAGAATAAGAAGAATATAGCTGATACGATTAATTTGAAGGCTATGG CCATTGAAGATGAATATACGGGGCCTAAACTTGAAGATGGGAAAGTTACATTACAATTTATGCAAGACTTGTTAGAATGGTAcaagaaacaaaacaaattaCATCGTAAATATGCTTATAAGATTCTTTTAGATGTAAAAGCATGGTTCATGGCACAGCCAACGTTAGTTGATATTACAATTCCCGACGATTGTAAATTTACTATATGTGGAGATATACATGGACAGTACTATGATTTACTCAATATATTCCAGTTAAATGGATTACCTTCAGAAACTAATCCATAT TTATTCAATGGAGATTTTGTAGATAGAGGCTCGTTTTCTGTAGAATGTATATTTACTTTGTTTGGATTTAAGTTGTTGTACCCAAATCACTTTTTTATGTCTAGAG GTAATCACGAATCTGCCACCATGAATCAAATGTACGGATTTGATGGAGAAgtcaaaacaaaatattctgcTCAAATGGCAGAGTTATTTACAGAGGTTTATAATTGGTTACCACTTGCGCATTGTCTTAATAACAGAGTACTT gtAATGCATGGTGGTCTGTTTTCAAGGGACGATGTTAAATTAGAAGAAATTCgacaaattaatagaaatagacAACCACCCGATGAAGGATTAATGTGCGAATTATTATGGTCTGATCCACAACCTCAACCTGGAAGAGCACCTAGTAAGAGAGGAGTTGGTGTTCAGTTTGGACCTGACGTTACACAGAATTTCTTGGCTTTGAACAATCTTGATTATATTGTAAGGAGCCATGAAGTTAAAAATGATGGATATGAAGTAGATCATGATGGGAAATGTATCACTGTGTTCTCTGCTCCAAATTATTG TGACACTATGGGTAATCAGGGTGCCTTTATTACACTCAATGGCAAAGACATGAAACCTCATTTCACATCGTATGAAGCAGTG CCTCATCCAAATGTAAGGCCAATGGTATATGCTAATTCCTTACTAAAATTCATGTTGTAG
- the PpD3 gene encoding protein phosphatase D3 isoform X2 codes for MSLGKFKLALKDYNTVTKARPNDKDAMLKYTECCKILKKLAFEKAISVEENKKNIADTINLKAMAIEDEYTGPKLEDGKVTLQFMQDLLEWYKKQNKLHRKYAYKILLDVKAWFMAQPTLVDITIPDDCKFTICGDIHGQYYDLLNIFQLNGLPSETNPYLFNGDFVDRGSFSVECIFTLFGFKLLYPNHFFMSRGNHESATMNQMYGFDGEVKTKYSAQMAELFTEVYNWLPLAHCLNNRVLVMHGGLFSRDDVKLEEIRQINRNRQPPDEGLMCELLWSDPQPQPGRAPSKRGVGVQFGPDVTQNFLALNNLDYIVRSHEVKNDGYEVDHDGKCITVFSAPNYCDTMGNQGAFITLNGKDMKPHFTSYEAVPHPNVRPMVYANSLLKFML; via the exons ATGTCACTTGGCAAGTTCAAACTAGCTCTTAAGGACTATAACACTGTTACGAAAGCTAGACCAAATGATAAAGATGCAATGCTTAAATATACAGAatgttgtaaaatattgaaaaaattagcCTTCGAAAAAGCAATTTCTGTGGAAGAGAATAAGAAGAATATAGCTGATACGATTAATTTGAAGGCTATGG CCATTGAAGATGAATATACGGGGCCTAAACTTGAAGATGGGAAAGTTACATTACAATTTATGCAAGACTTGTTAGAATGGTAcaagaaacaaaacaaattaCATCGTAAATATGCTTATAAGATTCTTTTAGATGTAAAAGCATGGTTCATGGCACAGCCAACGTTAGTTGATATTACAATTCCCGACGATTGTAAATTTACTATATGTGGAGATATACATGGACAGTACTATGATTTACTCAATATATTCCAGTTAAATGGATTACCTTCAGAAACTAATCCATAT TTATTCAATGGAGATTTTGTAGATAGAGGCTCGTTTTCTGTAGAATGTATATTTACTTTGTTTGGATTTAAGTTGTTGTACCCAAATCACTTTTTTATGTCTAGAG GTAATCACGAATCTGCCACCATGAATCAAATGTACGGATTTGATGGAGAAgtcaaaacaaaatattctgcTCAAATGGCAGAGTTATTTACAGAGGTTTATAATTGGTTACCACTTGCGCATTGTCTTAATAACAGAGTACTT gtAATGCATGGTGGTCTGTTTTCAAGGGACGATGTTAAATTAGAAGAAATTCgacaaattaatagaaatagacAACCACCCGATGAAGGATTAATGTGCGAATTATTATGGTCTGATCCACAACCTCAACCTGGAAGAGCACCTAGTAAGAGAGGAGTTGGTGTTCAGTTTGGACCTGACGTTACACAGAATTTCTTGGCTTTGAACAATCTTGATTATATTGTAAGGAGCCATGAAGTTAAAAATGATGGATATGAAGTAGATCATGATGGGAAATGTATCACTGTGTTCTCTGCTCCAAATTATTG TGACACTATGGGTAATCAGGGTGCCTTTATTACACTCAATGGCAAAGACATGAAACCTCATTTCACATCGTATGAAGCAGTG CCTCATCCAAATGTAAGGCCAATGGTATATGCTAATTCCTTACTAAAATTCATGTTGTAG
- the LOC116427497 gene encoding cancer-related nucleoside-triphosphatase homolog: MDTGATLRISRVLLTGPPGIGKTTICKKINSMLKERAYKVDGFYTEEVRNKSGNRIGFDVVLVNRSEKKSTLARAENILNQSQHTKHKVGKKYHVFLNDFEAAVLPIFDSNADILIIDEIGKMELFSQKFHEKVLKVFSETTNDSFVIATIPEMHRVPQKYSSLFKHFQADKKSKIITVNHQNRDSLVEEIFHFLS; encoded by the exons ATGGATACCGGCGCCACGTTGCGTATCTCGCGTGTACTTCTGACCGGTCCTCCTG GTATAGGGAAAACTACAATATGcaaaaaaataaattctatgcTAAAAGAGCGAGCATATAAAGTTGACGGATTTTATACGGAGGAAGTGCGGAATAAAAGTGGTAACAGAATCGGTTTTGATGTCGTACTTGTAAACCGTTCTGAGAAAAAATCAACATTAGCAAGAGCTGA AAATATTCTAAATCAATCACAACATACTAAACATAAGGTGGGAAAAAAGTACCATGTATTTCTTAATGATTTTGAAGCGGCGGTATTACCAATCTTTGACTCCAATGCA gACATATTAATTATAGATGAAATTGGCAAAATGGAATTATTTAGTCAAAAATTTCATGAGAAAGTACTGAAAGTATTTTCTGAAACTACAAACGATTCTTTTGTGATCGCAACAATACCTGAAATGCATCGAGTACcacaaaaatattcatcgttatttaaacattttcaagcTGATAAGAAATCTAAAATTATAACTGTGAATCATCAGAATCGTGATAGCTTAgtagaagaaatatttcattttctttcataa